In the Leptolyngbya sp. SIO1E4 genome, one interval contains:
- a CDS encoding D-tyrosyl-tRNA(Tyr) deacylase, which produces MRVIVQRVMASRVMVEGQVIGQISKGLNLLVGITDSDTDAELDWMAKKCLGLRLFPGDGQGRWDASVQDIGGEILVVSQFTLYGDCRKGRRPSFDKAAPPMTAEPLFYQFVSNLTNSGLNVVTGRFGADMQVDIYNDGPVTIFLEREAPQ; this is translated from the coding sequence ATGCGTGTGATTGTTCAACGGGTAATGGCGTCCCGCGTCATGGTAGAGGGGCAGGTGATTGGCCAGATCTCTAAGGGACTTAATCTTTTAGTGGGGATCACTGATAGCGATACAGACGCTGAACTTGACTGGATGGCGAAAAAGTGTCTGGGGCTGCGGCTGTTTCCTGGTGATGGTCAAGGTCGCTGGGATGCTTCAGTGCAGGATATCGGCGGTGAAATCTTGGTCGTAAGTCAATTCACCCTATACGGGGATTGCCGCAAAGGCCGCCGTCCATCCTTCGACAAAGCGGCCCCACCGATGACGGCAGAGCCATTGTTTTACCAGTTTGTCTCAAACCTGACAAATAGCGGACTCAACGTCGTTACGGGGCGATTTGGGGCAGACATGCAGGTCGACATTTATAACGATGGACCGGTCACGATTTTCTTGGAGCGAGAAGCGCCTCAGTAA
- a CDS encoding HAD family hydrolase: MQDVLSLAAFRLHANPVATEPLQAGSTLFCDFDGPIADVSDRYYSTYGSALTATQAAYAKRGILLPIRWLTKAQFWHMKQNRVPDTTIADWSGLSGQEVQTFLAYVEDFVNQPTLLHQDQLQPGAKAALVGLQDRGVRVVIVTLRQAAQVLDFLHEYDLATTISQIYGAQDGSTAYPNRVQHKVAQLKDAIADQHRLGINTAASWMIGDTEADICAGQAAGLSTLALTCGIRSASYLKGFYPTRLYRDLYAATEFLMAGQSAVASLQPSTFYAS, from the coding sequence ATGCAGGATGTTCTTTCTCTGGCTGCATTCCGATTGCATGCCAACCCAGTTGCTACAGAGCCACTGCAGGCAGGGAGCACCCTCTTCTGCGATTTCGACGGGCCGATTGCTGACGTGTCTGATCGCTACTACAGCACCTATGGATCAGCCTTGACAGCAACCCAGGCAGCTTATGCTAAACGAGGTATATTACTCCCTATTCGCTGGTTAACCAAGGCTCAGTTTTGGCACATGAAGCAGAATCGCGTGCCAGATACGACCATTGCTGACTGGTCTGGATTGTCGGGACAAGAAGTTCAGACTTTTCTCGCCTACGTAGAAGACTTTGTCAATCAGCCGACTCTGCTGCACCAGGATCAGCTGCAGCCAGGGGCAAAAGCAGCATTGGTTGGGTTGCAAGATCGCGGGGTAAGAGTGGTGATTGTCACCCTGCGCCAGGCAGCTCAGGTGCTAGATTTTTTGCATGAATATGACCTGGCAACGACGATTAGTCAGATTTACGGGGCTCAAGATGGCTCCACTGCCTACCCTAATCGAGTGCAGCACAAAGTTGCTCAGTTGAAGGACGCGATCGCGGATCAGCACCGCTTAGGTATAAACACTGCGGCAAGCTGGATGATTGGAGACACTGAAGCCGATATCTGCGCTGGACAAGCCGCTGGACTCTCCACCCTAGCGCTGACCTGTGGCATCCGCAGTGCCTCCTATCTGAAGGGCTTCTACCCCACCCGTCTGTACCGAGACCTGTACGCAGCGACTGAATTTTTGATGGCTGGGCAGTCTGCTGTGGCTTCCTTGCAGCCGTCTACCTTCTACGCTTCTTAG
- a CDS encoding diadenosine tetraphosphate hydrolase, with protein MSNIYPTVTDYHPDCLACRIIAGEVFVPGGTIAENAWWLADHCLGKHGLGAVVIKTRAHRENFWDLTPNEAASLGPFLQQMTYAMQIALRAERIYINSWVDQPPYHMHFVLQPRYSGKTELGLQGLELQIYRALQSSPQEKEMSEIAAKIRQSYQEMFAKRPLGSH; from the coding sequence ATGAGTAATATCTACCCCACTGTGACTGACTATCATCCAGACTGCCTTGCCTGTCGCATTATTGCAGGGGAAGTGTTTGTTCCGGGTGGCACGATTGCTGAGAATGCCTGGTGGTTAGCTGATCACTGCCTAGGTAAGCATGGGTTAGGTGCTGTAGTGATCAAAACCCGTGCCCATCGAGAGAACTTTTGGGACCTCACCCCGAATGAAGCTGCTTCGCTAGGGCCATTTCTGCAGCAAATGACCTACGCTATGCAGATTGCGCTGCGGGCAGAACGTATTTACATCAATTCCTGGGTTGATCAGCCACCATATCATATGCATTTTGTATTGCAGCCTCGGTATTCTGGCAAGACCGAACTGGGGTTGCAAGGGCTAGAACTGCAGATTTATCGTGCCTTGCAGTCGAGTCCCCAAGAGAAAGAAATGTCGGAGATCGCTGCCAAAATTCGCCAATCCTACCAAGAGATGTTTGCAAAGCGACCCCTAGGCTCCCATTAA